TACCTGGTCGCCGACAGTGGCGCGAAGGGGGCGATCACCGACGGCATGCTCGCGCCGCTGGTCGCTGCGGTTCGCGCGCAGGTGCCCGGCCTGGACTTCGCCGTCGTGCTCGGCGACGCTGCGGTGGGCGACGCTCCGGTGGGTGACGCAGAATCCTACGAGGCGCTGCTCGCCGAGCCGGGCGATCCGCACCCGGCGGTCGACATCCCGGAGGACACCCCGGCGCTGATCATGTACACCTCGGGCACCACCGGACAGCCCAAGGGGGCGATCCTGTCGCACGCGAATATGGCGGCCCAATCGCTCACCTGCATCCGCGCGCTGCAGACGCACGCGGCGAGTGTCTATTTCTGCGCCGCGCCGCTGTTCCACATCGCCGGCCTGGGCAGCATCGCGCCGAATCTGGTGCTCGGGGTCACGACGGTGATCCACCCGCTCGGTGCGTTCAGCGGGACCGAGACCCTCGACGCGTGGGAGCGGGAACGGGCCACGTCGGTGTTCCTCGTTCCGGCGCAGTGGCAGATCGTCTGCGCCGATCCGACCGTCCGGGACCGTGATCTGGCGCTGGAGGTGATCAGTTGGGGCGCCGCGCCGGCGTCGGACACCGTGCTCCAGGCGATGGCCGAAACCTTCCCGGACGCGCTGAACGTAGCGGTCTTCGGGCAGACCGAGATGTCGCCGATCACCTGCGTGTTGGAGGGCAAGGACGCATTGCGCAAGCTCGGGTCGGTCGGTCAGCCGATCCCCACGATCTCCACCCGGGTGGTCGACGACGAGATGAACGACGTCGCGCCCGGTGAGATCGGTGAGATCGTCTATCGCGGGCCCACGATGATGTCGGGCTACTGGAACAAGCCGGAAGCGACTGCCGAGGCGTTCGACGGCGGCTGGTTCCATTCCGGCGACCTGGTGCGCCGAGACGAGGAGGGCTTCGTCTACGTCGTCGACCGGAAGAAGGACATGATCATCTCCGGCGGCGAGAACATCTACTGCGCCGAGGTGGAGAACGTGCTCTTCGCCCACCCCAAGGTCCGGGAGGCGGCGGTGATCGGTCGAGCACACGACAAGTGGGGCGAAGTGCCGGTCGCCATCGTCGCCGGCGACGAGTCGTTGACCCTGGAAGAACTGGAACCGTTCCTCAACGAGCGGCTGGCGCGCTACAAGCACCCGAAGGACCTGGTGCTGGTCGAGGAGTTGCCGCGGAACGCCAGCGGCAAGGTGGTCAAACAGCGGTTGCGGGACGACCACGCGCCAGTCGACGTCGCGGCGAAGGCATAGGCGCGATGGACCTGAACTGGTCAGCCGAAGACCTCGCCTTCCGGGACGAGGTGCGGGCGTTCCTCGACGACAAGCTCACTCCGGAGATCCGGCGCGCGGGCCGCCTGATGACCAGCGTGTACCCCGATCACGAGGCCAGCATGGCCTGGCAGGCGATCCTGCACGAGCGGGGTTGGGCGGCGCCGGCCTGGCCGGTCGCCTACGGCGGTTGCGACTGGTCGCTCGCCCAGCACTACCTGTTCGGTCGGGAGTCGACGCTTGCCGGTGCGCCGTTGCTGTCGCCGATGGGAATCCGGATGGTCGCCCACGCGATTCTCGGGTTCGGCACCGACGAGCAGAAAGACTGGTTCCTGCCGCGGATCTTGACCGGCGAGGTGTTCTTCTGCCAAGGCTATTCCGAGCCGGAGTCCGGTTCGGACCTGGCGTCGTTGTCGATGGCCGCGGTCGACGACGGCGACGATCTGGTCTGCACCGGCAGCAAGATCTGGACCACCCACGCCACCGAGGCGAACTGGATCTTCAGTCTGGTGCGCACCTCGCGGACCGGGAAGAAGCAGGAGGGCATCACGTTCCTGCTGATGCCGATGGATCTGCCCGGCATCGAGATCCGGCCGCTGGTGATGACCTCCGGCGAAGAGGTGCAGAACCAGGTCTTCTTCGACGAGGTCCGGGTGCCGAAGCGCAACGTGCTCGGCCGGATCGACGAGGGCTGGACCGTGGCGAAGTACCTGCTCAACTTCGAGCGCGGCGGTGCGTTGGCGCCGGCGCTGCAGGTCTGGGCCGACGAACTGGGCGAAGCCGCGGCGGCGCAGCCCGG
Above is a genomic segment from Skermania piniformis containing:
- the fadD5 gene encoding fatty-acid--CoA ligase FadD5, with the translated sequence MTDQPLRARRNHWNNQVAIHAEMQPDAVAFRFRGIDTTWRQLHERSEKVADALARRGVGFGDRVLIVMLNYTEYIESVLAINALGAIAVPVNFRLTPPEIGYLVADSGAKGAITDGMLAPLVAAVRAQVPGLDFAVVLGDAAVGDAPVGDAESYEALLAEPGDPHPAVDIPEDTPALIMYTSGTTGQPKGAILSHANMAAQSLTCIRALQTHAASVYFCAAPLFHIAGLGSIAPNLVLGVTTVIHPLGAFSGTETLDAWERERATSVFLVPAQWQIVCADPTVRDRDLALEVISWGAAPASDTVLQAMAETFPDALNVAVFGQTEMSPITCVLEGKDALRKLGSVGQPIPTISTRVVDDEMNDVAPGEIGEIVYRGPTMMSGYWNKPEATAEAFDGGWFHSGDLVRRDEEGFVYVVDRKKDMIISGGENIYCAEVENVLFAHPKVREAAVIGRAHDKWGEVPVAIVAGDESLTLEELEPFLNERLARYKHPKDLVLVEELPRNASGKVVKQRLRDDHAPVDVAAKA
- a CDS encoding acyl-CoA dehydrogenase family protein, with amino-acid sequence MDLNWSAEDLAFRDEVRAFLDDKLTPEIRRAGRLMTSVYPDHEASMAWQAILHERGWAAPAWPVAYGGCDWSLAQHYLFGRESTLAGAPLLSPMGIRMVAHAILGFGTDEQKDWFLPRILTGEVFFCQGYSEPESGSDLASLSMAAVDDGDDLVCTGSKIWTTHATEANWIFSLVRTSRTGKKQEGITFLLMPMDLPGIEIRPLVMTSGEEVQNQVFFDEVRVPKRNVLGRIDEGWTVAKYLLNFERGGALAPALQVWADELGEAAAAQPGPGGRPLAQDPAFAAKLADIRIRTDVLEILEFRTIAAIAQGRNPGPAASMLKVLGTELSQALTELAQEAAGPRGRVYQPHATMPGGPIAEFSPPADGYVSGLDWQAVAPLRYFNDRAGSIYAGSNEIQRNILAKAALGL